The DNA region GCAGACTAGCCCCGTTCGCTTCTCCCGTCTACTGGATCGATTATGAACTGGCTGTCTTTTTCCCACGGCGCCGCCCTGTGCGCATCGCTGATCGTGACCATCGGCGCGCAAAACGCCTTCGTGCTGCGGCAGGGCATCATGCGCTCGCACGTCGGCAAGATCGTCGCACTGTGCGCGCTGTCGGACTTCATTCTGATCGGCGCGGGTGTCGGCGGCGCCTCGGTGCTGGTCGAGCGCTATCCGGTGTTCGTCCACGCCATGCTGTATGTCGGGCTCGCCTATCTGGCCTGGTTCGGAATCAATGCGCTGCGCCGCGCGGTGCGGCCGGGGCACGCGGTGCTGGAAAGCGAGGCCGCCGGCGCGGCGCCGGTGCAGCGCGCCGTACCGATCATTCTGATGACGCTCGCCTTCACCTGGCTCAATCCGCACGTGTATCTCGACACGTTCCTGCTGATCGGCACGGCCGGCGCCCGCGAACCCGACGGCGCGCGGGTGGCGTTCGCGCTGGGCGCAATGGCGGTCAGCGGGATCTGGTTTCTCGGTCTGGGTTACGGCGCGCGCGCCCTCGCGCCGCTCTTCAAACGGGCGACGGCCTGGCGCGTGCTGGATGGCGCGATCGGCAGCATGGTGTTGCTGCTCGCGGTGACGCAATTGCGCTGAAAGCCGGACCGGCTTCGGGCCGTTGCGGGTCCGTCATTCTGGTCGGCTGACAGCGAAGTGTGCTGTCCACGCGTTGCGGTTCACGCGCCGTTCGCCTAGATGCAGCCGAGCGCGGAAGCCTTTAGGGTAGCCGCGGCTCGGGTGGAGCATTCGAGCTTGCGAAAGACGCTTTCCACATGCGTGCGCACGGTACTCGGGCTCAGGTCGAGAATGCGGGCGACCTCCTTGTTGCTCGCCCCCAGACTGATGTGTTTCAGCACTTCGGTTTCTCGCGGCGAGAGCAACCCGGCTTTCGGGCTGCGCGCACGTTCAGGTTCGGCAGCCGCCGGGAAATCGTCGAGCTCCGCGGAAACCGTGGCCTTGACCACTTCTGCGTCGAAGCGCCCCGCCTGCGCCTGCCCGATGAGCAGAGCGGCGGCCTCGTCCGGCGACAAAGCCGGCCGCCACGGGCGAGCCGAACGCAGCGCCACCCACGCGGCGGCGACCGCGAGGACCCGCGCTTCGCGCCCGATCGCATCACCGCCACTGCTGCGGAAATAGCCTGAACCGTCAAGACGCTCATACGCGAAAGACGCGATCTCCGCCTCCCGGGCCAGACCTTCGATCTGCTTGCCGGCACGCGCCGTCCAATACGGAACGAGCCGGACCTTTTCCCATGCGGCTCGCGAAAGCTCGCCCGCGGTGTTCCAGATCGCGTTGGGAACCGCCATGCGTCCCATGCCATGGATCAGGCCCGCCATGTACGTGCTGCGCCGCGCCTCCTCACTCATGCCTGAACGCACGCAGCAGGCGGCGGCCGTTTCGGCCACGCGACGTGAATAGCCGGTCATCCACGGCAGCTTCAGGTCGATGACATCGGCGACGATCTCCGGCGCACAGGCAAGTTGCATCGCATCCGTGCACATGGGCTCGTCGCGGCGCTGCGCGACCGAAGCGTCGAGTTCGTCGAGCCAGGCGGCCGCACGCGCGCAGGCGAGCCGCGCCAACTCCGCCGGGTACTGGCGGCCCGCCTTCTGCGCGATCAGCGTCTGCGCTCGCTCGAGACCATACACCCGACTCAGGATCTCGAGATCCCCGGCCACGGCAACCATGAACACCGCCTGCGGAACGTCTCGCCCCGGCCGCTGGTCGGGGAAACCTCCGCCATCCCAACTTTCGAAAATACGCCGAAGCGCCTCCTGCGTCGCGCTAGCCAGCCCCAGCATGCGAGCCACCTCGCCGGAAACTTCACAGTGGATTTGCGCGAGCGGCAAGATTGCCGCGCCGACTTGCGCCGCTGCTGCGTCGCCGCCGGCCCAGTCCGGCCGCATGGCAAGCATGGCCGCACGGCCGCCGATGTCGTCACCGAGCCAGTCGGAAAAACCGGTCGCGTTTGCCGTACAGCCCGACCACCTCAGCAGGGACACCTCCTTGACCACGTCGCATTGCACCTCGTCCAGACCCGCCTGCGCCGCGAGCCGCGCCGCGAGCCAGCCGGTGCGCGGCGAATGGTCGGTTGGCTGCCCCATGCTGAGGTCGCCGATGAACGCCAGCGCCTTGACCGCGTCCAGCACGCGGATTACAGAAATGTCATGCATGGCTTTCGACCTTGTGGTCAGTCCTGTCCGTTGCGCCCGGCCGGGTCGGATCGGTCGTTCGACCGATACAGGAAGTCGCCCGAACGGCGCATCCTCCAATCCGCAAGTAATTCTCCCCAACGAAACTGATCAAGAGGATGGACATTATGAATACCCTGCTCAAAAAATGTTTGGCTGCCGCGCTCATGCTGGGAGGCTTGCTGCCGCTGGCCGCCCTCACACCGGCCAGCGCGGCCGCCCCGAACGACGATCTCAAAGGCAAGAGCGTCGTGCTCGTGCACGGCG from Paraburkholderia aromaticivorans includes:
- a CDS encoding HD domain-containing phosphohydrolase, translated to MHDISVIRVLDAVKALAFIGDLSMGQPTDHSPRTGWLAARLAAQAGLDEVQCDVVKEVSLLRWSGCTANATGFSDWLGDDIGGRAAMLAMRPDWAGGDAAAAQVGAAILPLAQIHCEVSGEVARMLGLASATQEALRRIFESWDGGGFPDQRPGRDVPQAVFMVAVAGDLEILSRVYGLERAQTLIAQKAGRQYPAELARLACARAAAWLDELDASVAQRRDEPMCTDAMQLACAPEIVADVIDLKLPWMTGYSRRVAETAAACCVRSGMSEEARRSTYMAGLIHGMGRMAVPNAIWNTAGELSRAAWEKVRLVPYWTARAGKQIEGLAREAEIASFAYERLDGSGYFRSSGGDAIGREARVLAVAAAWVALRSARPWRPALSPDEAAALLIGQAQAGRFDAEVVKATVSAELDDFPAAAEPERARSPKAGLLSPRETEVLKHISLGASNKEVARILDLSPSTVRTHVESVFRKLECSTRAAATLKASALGCI
- a CDS encoding LysE/ArgO family amino acid transporter — translated: MNWLSFSHGAALCASLIVTIGAQNAFVLRQGIMRSHVGKIVALCALSDFILIGAGVGGASVLVERYPVFVHAMLYVGLAYLAWFGINALRRAVRPGHAVLESEAAGAAPVQRAVPIILMTLAFTWLNPHVYLDTFLLIGTAGAREPDGARVAFALGAMAVSGIWFLGLGYGARALAPLFKRATAWRVLDGAIGSMVLLLAVTQLR